Part of the Anguilla rostrata isolate EN2019 chromosome 10, ASM1855537v3, whole genome shotgun sequence genome, CCCTGAACAGCAAAGCTCAGACCCACCCTAAAAATGTACAAACGACACATTTATTCTCGTTATTTATTATGACACTTTTTATATTACTATTATagttattattgtgattatgaTTAAGAAGGCCTGGGACCAGCTCAGGTTGGTACACTTTCATACACTTCATATTTGTACTGAATCCCATTCTCCTCCTGTATTCCCTCTGGTACTCCTGGGAACCTGCAGAGCAAAGACATGGAAAGCTTTCGTTAGTGCCTACACCTTATTTCACCCACTTTAACAGACTTGGGCAGGGAAGCACTAGAGCGCTAAAATCTCTGCTCTCTGGCTAACGAGCTGCACTAGCACGTGTTTAATTTGTGCCAAATGGCTCCAACTTCAGGTTGTGTACACAATCAGATGGTGTCCACTTCATAAAACTCGCTTTACTTCCAGCTTTTAGCTCCAAGAAGTGTCCTCTCTCAGCAGCTTGGCCAATACCACGCAATGGCGTTTATGGCTTTGTTAAAGTAGCTGATATACCTGACTTTGATTTGTATAGTGCTGTCGCTAAGATTTAAAACAGAACCATATGTTTGAATGGTTACCACTGTGCATACTGCATTCAGAATTATATTCTGAATATAATTCAGCTGAGAATGACAGAACAAGAGAAAAAAGTGAGagactgaagaagaaaaaaaaccccagagggGATGGAAGAAAAACTGGGAAATAAATTGAGAGGAAGTGAAATGatagaaagaggaagagaaagagagagggagtaggaACACATCAAAGTCTCCTCCACTCACCCTGGCAGGAGGCGGAAGATGGCGGGATTGATAGAGGGCAGGAAGGTGTCGCAGTCAAACTGCTGCAGGACCCGGGTCACGAATAGCCGCCTCTGACCCTGGGCCTCCATCACTTCCTGGGGATCCCACAGGGAAACAATGGTTAATAaacatagtgtgtgtgcgtctgtgtgtgtgagagagttttcTTTCAgccctacacagtaaaatgttcagtgttaaatcaacattAACAGCTGTGGAGTTGAATTTACACTGTACCACAGCCAGGATGAAGACGCAACAGCTTGCATCTCAGGCCTAATAACCAAAGAACTGGTGCAATGCTAAGTGTAGGAGGTCCTCATTCACAGCGTATCCTTGAATCATTTCCATGACGACAGGGAGCCAGAAGAGAGCTGCTTTGCGTTAGctgtacacaaacagacaggactgtgtgcgtgcgtttatgagtgtgtgtttgtgcgcatgtgtgacaTCCATGCGCACATCAGTAGGTAGGTGTGGTGGGGACAGAGGTTTGACAAAGAGCACCAAGAAACCAATTCACCACTACCTTGACACTACCTTGACTTTACAGACCTGATGTGCCGAACTGTACGTTTGGTACatgtgaatgtgcgtgcgtgggtgtgtatgagGGAGGAATTTAAGCACAAATTAGTTGAAAGGCTCAAGTGGACGTGCTGGAGGACAAGGAGAAAAGGATagtgtgagagaaaaagaaagctaTTATAGCAACACTCTTTCATGATGTTTGATATGACCATGAAAGCCAGGGAGACATCTCCCTCCACAGCAAGGTCTCTGTCTCAAGTGAAGATTGCTTAATTATACTGTGAATGCCCAGCTGAAGATTCTATATTTTGCCAGATTTAtgcctttaaattgttttaccccctcatttttgttgaatgttgaattactttttcaaatggacGATATGAGTATTTGAtaacctttttcattaaataaattaaatactcaatgtgttttgtgtatacTCACATTatctttgtctaatattacattttatcaatagatctgaaaacattcagtgtgacaaatatgcaataacagaggaaatcaaaGGAAAATACTTTTGCACGGCACTGTAAATGTCTGATGGCTCCTAGCAACTGGCAACCGTTTGCCACATCCTAAATCACACAATTTCATGAATGCAGCATATATACCATAAAGGTACAAATGACACAATTGATTGGGTGAAAAATATttcgctgtataaatgcatggtactgtatgtaaaaatgtaatctgtgtaaattGATCTTGGGTAAGAGCATGTGCTGATTTTCTCAAGGTGTTCTGAATCTCCCTGTCTATATGGGTCTGAGTGACCTTCTCTAAAACAGTTGAGGGCGAAATGAGGCAATCAAAACTTCCTCGAGGTAAATTGGGCGAAAGTGCCTTTCACTGGGGGCGTCAGGGCCGGCACAGGCCAGAAGCCCGCTCGCATCACAGCTCTCCAGCACGCGTCGGCGTAACTCTACCCCCCAAATTAAATCATGACATCAGATCAAAGGCCCGGGTGACCTTACCTCACCGCAAGGGGGGTTCTCTTTCATCCTGTTATAGCACGAAGGGataaaaaactgtgtgtgtgtgtgtgtgtgtgtgtgtgtgagtgtacggaGGGGCAGAGATAAAGCAACAAAGAGGGGGAATCACCTACATTTAATAAGGTAGCCTAACTTAATTTAGAACTCAGTTCATCTTTTACAGAGATGGGactgtgtagccaatcagatgtagggAATGGTTAGGTGGCCCGATGTAGATTTTTGTGGGAATTTTATGGGAATCTGCCCAGGACACAGAGGTTaactgcagaaagagaaagggggagagggagagccttttgacttttaaaagcTCTGTTTCACTTTTGTCAAAAAGAGCACAGCAGGGGCGGGATTTTTTCCATGGGTACAGAGATGAAAGTTGCATCCTTTTGTCATCCTTTTCACCAACGTAACAAAGGACGAGAACCTCAAACCCACCAAGGACCTGGGCCATCATAACTGAGCCCAGTGCAGTACCGTTTCCTGTTTCCACCTTCAGATAATTCCATTTAAAGGTGGGAGAGGCTATTAACAGATACTGCTGTACAACTGAGGACTTGGTTTCCAAGTGAAGCAGGGGAACCACAGCCACAGCTGTCTGATAAGTGCCACTACAGAGCCCTTTCTGTGTCTGTCCACAGCGAAGCCTCTCTCATTATACCTCAGGACCAGCATTAACAAGCACCTGCCAGTGAAATCAGCCTCCTACAAAtatgcatgcatccacgcacgcacgcggtaaatggactgcatttatatagcacttttgtccaaagtgctttacaatgtaTGCCTcccattcaccagagcagtaaggggttaggtgtcttgctcaggtaCACTTCGACATacccagggtggggatcgaaccggcaaccttccgactgccagacaatcgctcttacctcctgagctatgtcgaccacacacacacacacgcatacacacacacgcataaatgcaaatacacacacgcacacgtgcacacacacataaatgcaaatatacacacatacgcaattcataaacacatgaataaataatctCCAGGATTTTTCTCTGACCAATGGCTTGTACGGAAATAGCCCACCTGTGTTTTTCAATAGCAAGGAGCTTCAGAGGGGACAAAAAGCCTGAATACATAAAATAACCATCACAATTAGGGCACGAGTACAAACAGAGAGGGAACGCTTTCATGTCTTCATAACAAAAACCTCCATTAAGGGccagaataaaataaagatgtaCAAAATGAATACATCCTTGCCTGTGTGGCCCTGAACGCTAATATTTGTGAGTCTCGTTTTACTGTAAAAAGGCCGATACTGAAACTCAGGTAAACCTTAGTTAGTTTCATTATTGTGAAGAAATGATCTGATGCAATGTAAACATTTGCATGGGTGTAAATGTGTCGAAGTTGCTAAGGCACAACAACCCATGCCATTACATTTTAGCCAATTAGCAGACGCTGTTGTCTGGACTGACTCACGCAGGTTATATTGtttacatacaatcaatttatacagttGAATACTCACTGAAGGTGTACAGATTAAGAATTTTGCTTAAGGTTACAAATGCTGTGCCACAGCTGGGCAGCGAACCTACGACCCCAGAGCTACAAATTCCAATATCTGTAACCTCTGTAaagcagggctgggggtggccaGGCTCATGCGGTGAACAAACAGGTCAAAACCAGGAATACAATAGAAATACATAAGTAAACACAAAAaggccaatctggcaaccaaatgcctcaaaagcAAAGGAAcaacaaaagacaaataaacaaactggCATCAACCCACTACACTGTGGAAAGCCCAGCTTCCCCCAAACACTGTCCAAAACCTTTCCTAAAAGGCCTGCCATGCAGGCCCTTTATATTAGGCCCAATAATGAGGTAATAGGCCACAGCTGTAGTGAGTACAATGTCTCGCAGCTGCGGCCATACCTGTGAGTACGGCCAGTGCTGCCCTCTGGAGGACAGCACCTGAATTTCTTTCCTAGCACCACACCTCGAACACAAGAGCAGACAAAAAAGCATACTGCAGCCCCTCTACTGTACATGACTGACAGGGCGTGGCTCTGACGTGAATGACATTACTCACCTTATAAACGGTGCTGCCTCCAATGACCCACACCTGGTCCACCTGCCCTGCTAGTTCGGCGGTGTCCAGCAGGTGGAGTGCTGAGCTGAAGTCAGGGGCCAGGTGATGAGCACCCTCTGGGgtctctcttcacacacacatgcacgcacacacacccacacgcgcatgcacacacacacacagaacagcaatGTTATGGCACTGTTATTACTGCTTTAGTGGAGTCATCCACTACCACAACACCTTCTCGGTATCCTTAGGTGACACATAACATATGCTGTGGACTTTGCAGTGACTGATAAGGATACTGAACTCTAGACCCAGGCTTAAGTGTTGTTAGGACACTCATTTCACAACGCAGTGAAATATAATTGGCATCTAGTGAACTAGTGAAATATAATGGGCAAAAggaaaaagtgtgtgtatgtgacagagagagagagggagtgagagagaaagaaaaaagaacctACTTCAGTTGCCTGCTGAGCACAATGTTGATTCGGTTCTTCAGCGGCCTGTTTTGAGCCGGAATGGAGAACCAGGTATTCCTCCCCATGATCACCACGTTCTGCCTCCCTGTTGAGAGAAACACGCCCACAGCTTTTGACAGCTGCAGGAAAACCACTATGGCGACTTAGTGCATTtatcaaaatacattaaaaataacctCTTGATCAAATGTCTGAGAGATAAAGTGGCTTAACTGGATATAAACtgacaatattttacaaatgtattttataaccTGTATAAACGTTCATTTGCATATATCATAATACGGTACTGTGCCGGGCACATCTCGTACACAGTATTATAAAACTATGGGGAATCAAGTATTTATCAAAAGAGATCTTTAAGTGACGCAATACTTCCCCCTTCTGGCTACATCTCTCAAGTTTAAAGTTCAAaatttacaattattttatacagccttgaAACCTTGAAAAAGTTTTCTACCTTCAATTGAAGGAGTCGCGGTCATCCTCTGGAAAAATTTTAATTCGTTActaaaatgcaaaattacataacatgaaaaaattaaacaatgatctaaatctgcatttatttcgCAGTAAAATTGTATGCTGAGTATATGGCGTTTTGCTATATCATAAATTGAACAAATAAACCataacattttcttatttagAAAACTAAATTGTTTCACTGGCTCCGTATTTAAACATAGGTTATGCTTTATATATGGTTGGTTATTATACTGAAATAATTCCATATAGCTAGCCTGCTTAGGTCGAAGAAAATATCGATCATTCAAGCAAGTTATAACATCCCAGCTAGCAAGCAATTTTGCAAGCAAGTAAAACCAGAGGTGTTAACGTATAGCCTAACTGGTATTCTATTCTGTCAAATATTTAGCAAGGAATGCACCTTTgcaaatgtaacagttttttaCGTCTTACTTGAGTCGTATTGAGTGCCAGGGAAGTTGTCCTTTGTTTCCAATGCCCATATCTGGGCAAACTGCAACAATACTGTTCAGAATGCGAGACATGACTAGGCCGCTTACTGCATGTTTGCTTTCtagaaaacaaaagcacataTGCAAGCGTTTTATTCTAGTGGTGGCTCATTTAACAGTGAGTCCACACATTTAGCGCCAGCACAGGGCAAGAATcggaagtgacatcatcaaaacaGACTTCCCCCGCCCACATTTTACATCTACAAAACGTagtcagctgtttaaaaaattctatgtaaatatttacatatatatttgtataaaaaTGCGTCTggtaattgttcagttaatgaCAACTGTATTACTTACAACTgtactttttgaataaatgacAGCGCAGATTTCTGCTACATTAGCTAGATAGGTGGTCAACTAATCCAGAATGAGAACACGCTTTGCAATGAATCGATTTTAAAAGTGTATAACAACAATCATTTTGAGGACCACTGATTCGAAACTAGCCAGTAAGCAAGCAAGGCTTTATGCTTGCCATATTTGCGCATGCCCGTAGGACCCCAAAACGTCACGCAAGCGCCAACAAGAAGTTCGCCGGGACGAACATAAGGGCTTGGACTGCATTGTGTAGTTTTCTGCAGGTTTCATGCGGTAGTTTTCTATCTATTGCATGACATGTGTTTTCAACTGAGGTTTGCAGGTGCATGAAAACAGCAATTTTGCACGAGTGCCAAATTAAGTTACCCAAATCTTGTCAACAATGCCGAAGTCAGTCAAGAAGTCCAGCGCGCAAACGTCCATTAGCAGATTCTTCAGTGGGTTTAATAAGCAGGCAAATGTCAGCAGAACTTCATCCGGGATTAAACCTGCAAATGCTGGACACTTCGGGCTCGCGGGCAAGGTAAGTGCAAAGGTGTCCGAGCCTTACAGCGTATAAGGTCCGAACCGGTCAACGTGGTGATCGCGTGCATTGAAACTACTACGAGTGAGTGCAGGAAACAGGGGACGCCGCCGGtgacatgcatgcatatttctTAACCAGCTAGTATATCTGGCTTCGTGCAAGACAGTTGAGTAGTGTAGCTGTTATATAACTAATATTGTTCATCAATGGCATGAAATGACAGTTTTGAGAATGcaaatgttcaaaatgtacGCATGCAAACAGCTATGTCGTTTTAAAGATATACTTGTAGGTTTTCGTAAACGACATATGTGGTTAATAGGGCAATCCATCATATTTCTGCGCAGCTCACGGTCACCAGCTAGGCGCCTTCATCTCTGGTCGATACTGCATTTCTCTGAAATAGTTGTAGGAAGCAGAAATGTGAacgcatttgtttatttggcttACTGATTCTGTTGTGAATGTTCGGTCGGGAACGTAGAAGAAACTCCCTTCCAACGAAGAAGAATCCGGCAACAAACGAGCAAAACTGTCCCACGATACAGAGGATGATGACACGGGCTGCATCTTCGTTTGCAGTAATAAAGTTACAGGTGGGAATTTGTTCTGAGTCTACTAAATATAGCGAGTCAGCTGCTAGGAGTTAATGTTGCGGTGTACATTATGTAATTAGCTCCTTACAGTAATTGGATCTTGGACTTGgcgttttaaaaatgtctactGTGGCCGTATGGTCTGGATCCCTTCACGAAGGTTGCTGTTAAGGTAATGTCATTGCTCAGGCTTGCTGAATGGCAGTGTTGTTCCACTGGAGTCATGCAGCGATTCTGGCCTAATCAGCATCATTGATTTGAAATGATCTGCAGTCTTCCAACTTTCCTTGTGTTCTTCTGCTTTCggtttaaaaatgtctgaaatattAGGCATGCATGGCCACCGCCACTATAGTGGAGCAAGCCCCCCAGAATAGTAATAAAatgaggagggggcagggccagtGTGTCAAAGAGGATTGTGATTGACAGATCTTCCTCAAGCTGCTATTTCTCCATGCGCAGATGCAGGGACGGCCGGCTCCAGACGCAGCCTCTCCTCCAGCACTCTGCTGCGGCTGAAGGGCTTCAGCTGCCAGGGAGACTCTGGCCCCCCAGAGCCAGGGAACTGGGTTGGGGCCCACAGCAGAGACCCAGGGGACGCAGCCATGGGGAGGGGCACatcaggaagagaggaggaggaggaggatatCAAAGGGGAAAACAACCCTGAGAGCATAGCTAAAGGACAGGTCAGAGGAAGTGGACacgtatataataataataataaatgaaaaataaataaataaataataataataatgatgatgataataatcataacaatacTGAAAATGGGGTTTGGGgccatttcagtttcagtttggtATTGCGGAACATAGTTTCAATTTGCCTGATGAATGGAAAAATGGTAATACTTTTCTGTGAGGATTTCttgaaattcaatatatttcCTGAGCTCACTGACTTGTATGCTGATTGACCCTAACTATAATAGTTTGTTCTTACAGTGGGTTTTTCATGAACCCAGAGACCCTGCTCAGCGTGGCACGAAGTAGAGAAAAAAACTAGACCTTTAGTCTCTGTTTGAGCCCATCAAGTAGTTTGGTTTGTAATTCCCTTTTCTGGATATGGTCTCTGCCATTTTGTTCGTGTCTCCAAAGGGTTCGGCTCAGGGACTCAACCTGAGGCAGTTTGCGAAGCCGGGCAGTGGCGGAGTGGGCCCCGCCAAAAAGAGTCCCACGGAGACCAGCGCCCCCAACAAGAGAACCAAGAGCATCTACACTCCGCTGGAGCTGCAGTACTTGGAGATTAAGGAGAAGCACAAGGACGTTCTGCTCTGCGTGGAGTGTGGCTACAAGTACCGGTTCTTTGGGGAAGATGCAGAGGTGAGCGCTTGGGTCAGGAACTTGGGTTTGGCCTTCCTGTCAACTGAAAGGTTGTATTCAGAAAAGACTGTAAtattcagttttattgaaataatgGCTGCGTTCTTAAGAATGTCTACCTGTGCTCTGACGGTGGTCACGCGTTGGGTCATGCAGGTCGCAGCCAAGGCGCTCAACATCTTCTGCCACTTGGATCACAACTTCATGACGGCCAGCATCCCCACCCACCGTCTGTTCGTTCACGTCCGTCGCCTGGTCTCCCAGGGTTACAAGGTGAGTGACAGGCCTCTGAGAAGAACCAGAGCCTCCACACACCCACTGAACCGGACCACtgatgcatgtgtgtctctgttcaaTGAGAGCCATTTTCACAATTACATGAGGTCATATTCATAACTTCATTGATATTTATAACTTTATTGATCTctccttacatttttttttctagaatgcCAATTTATCACGTTTGCCTAAATTGTATGGAATTGTTGACGTATGATTGATTACCGTTCGGAATTgtaatgaatttttttgtgaccagattaattgcattttgattggctAAGTTGTTTTGCTCCTCCAGGTGGGTGTGGTCAAACAGACGGAAACCACTGCGCTGAAGGCTTCGGGAGCCAATAAGAGTGCGATATTCACACGCCAGCTCAGCGCACTCTACACCAAGTCCACGCTGGTAGGAGAGGGTATCCTTTCAAGCCTGTCCGTCCACCTGTCCATCAGAAAGGAAAGGGCGGACGTGTTGGTGTCTCATCAAAGCCATCCACTCAATGCTCGAGAACAGAGCTATGTTTTACAGTAAATAGTACTCTTATTCGCTCACTTTTTGTgataaaacagttttatttactATGTAATCCTTtattatgtaaattattatGTAAAATCAATGCATCTTGGCACATCACATACATGATTCCACTACCAGAAAATTGAGTTAAGCATGAAATGGAGTACTTGCTTTGTTGAATCTTTGATCAGTGTTGTTATTTAACGAattattctgtatttaaaatgtgtatcaCGCTAAGTAGTTGCATGTCTATCATAAATCCATAATCCAGTTATATCGCACTTTAAATGTGCTTCTATGTGCGAGTCTGTTAAGCATTGCAGAGTGTGTTGGTTGTCGGATAACATTGTCCAAGAATCATTTTATTGAGATTGGAGTCCACCGATAAACCATGGCATTTTACCAGTGTATTTTAGGGGGCATTGGGGGAGTATTTTAGGGGGAGCTCCTGGCCTCTGTGCCTCGGCAGCAAATGATGGAGCCCTTGACAGCATCTCAGATGTGAACCCCTTGCTGACGTTGGGGGCCCTGGAGGAGGCCGAGGACGTGGTGCTGGACGCCCCAAACAACTAcctgatgtgtgtgagtgagaactGGGACAGCAAGACCAAGGAGCTGACTGTGGGCCTGGTGGTAAGAACCCGTGCAGTACTCCTGCAgtgtcctgctgtgtgtttgtgagtgtgtgcgcacatttgtgtatgtgtgtgtgtgtgaattagtgtatttatgtgtgtctgtgtgtctgtctgtgtttgtttgtgtatttttgtgtgtgtgtgtgtgcttgtgtatttgtttgtgtgtgagtgagtgagtgaatatgagtgtgtgtgtgtgtgtgtgtgtgttgttgtttttgtttatgtgtttctgtgcttggctgtgtgtgtgggtatgcgttatgtttggtgtgtgcttttgtgtgcctgtatgcATGTCTGAGGTGGCTGTGGGCTTGGTGTAAGAACCTCGGTCTGAGCTTTTAAGGTAATGGAATAGTGATGgagcttgtgtgcatgtgtgtgtgtgtatgtgtgtgttggacaCAGGCCGTCCAGCCCAGCACGGGGGATGTGATGCTGGACTGCTTTAAGGACGGGCCGCCCCGCTCAGAACTGGAGGCCCGTGTCCTGCGCATCCAGCCTGTGGAGATCCTGCTCCCCTCGGACCTCTCCCAAACCACAGAGCAGCTCCTTCGGGGCATCGCGTCAGCCAGGTAACCCtgatacgccccccccccccccaccaaaaaaacagATCCCCTGTTCAGTAACATGTAAACCTATTCAATTATACCGTTTAGACCCCTTGGTTACTTATTAACTGTGATCCACATGTTATTTATACGTCAAAATAGTTTCCATCCATTGCATTCACTGAGCCACTCTAATCTTTTGCCCTTTCAGACAGTACAACTATTGCCTTCACAGAGCTATTGAAGTTTTCTTGCATTTAGTGTTTCTGCGTTACATAACATTTGCACGTATTTATTGTGGCATGCTGGATTATGCCAAATAGACTTGTGATTAAACTTTGTGTATCACCCTTGCTGAAAGATGCAACTGTCGTCAGGGAAACTAGATGTTAGCGATTGGAGTGCAGGGCATGCTGTCTAGTCTTTCATGATTTTCAGGTTTAATTGCATGCAAATTTCAGTcttctagttttttttcccccctctcaaTTTTTAGCATTATTGAAGGTGTCTCATTTATGGCAGTCATTCAgggtcaattgcagtgtgcttacctcaggtttaaatctgaagaccacagaactgcactaCGACTGGAACAGCTATCCAAAGCTGTGGAATAAGGATTGGCTGTTCCAGTTGTAGTTCAGATCTGTGGTCTACAGGTTTAAATCTGAGGTTTAAACTCtagctaagcacactgcaattgaccTTCAGTGTCTACTGTAAGTTGGCAATGAAACGTTTCTACTGTTCAGTATTTGTTTGCTGTGGAAATTTCTTTAATTGCCACCAGATGTCAGCAGTTGACAATATTTGCAACACGATTGCTGCATAGTCTGCTGTTAGTTCATGCCAGTTTTTCGGTATAAGCTTCTTAATGCAACAGATTGCAGTGAGATACCTTGTTGTtaggaaaggaaaacaagcaATAGGAAGgagtttcagtttcacaaactacctgttaaaataattttttgacatGTGCTTGTTCCTCCGTCCATTGACAGGTACAGGTTTTTATTACtgtgggaatgttgttagccaggcCTGGTATTATTGCTAATGAAATATCGTCTAAATCAAAGgcaatttttttctgcagtattTTGACTATAAAACTTTATCTCTGTTCTATTCCATATTCAGCAAGTGACAATTAAGCCCTCCCCCACCTTGCATAAGAGAATGTagtctcttcctcttcctcctccccctcatcctCCCTCACGGTGTGGGCAGCGGGTGCGCGGCTGGGCGGATTGTTCCGTGGAAATTTCGGAAGCGCTCGACGGCGTGCTCCAGCGGTTGCTACGCACGACGCCTTCTCCCCGTCCGTAGAGTTTCAAAGCACGTTGAGCCGTCACCGCCCAGAAATCCGTCTTCATCATCAACACGGCCGCCTGCTCAGCGCCAGTAATGCGCGTTCTGATGTAAATGTGATGGCCAGCCCTGCAGCgttatattgtgtgtgttaCTGCGAAATGGCCGCGGGCTATAGTAAGCTCTGATTTATTCATCGATGGAGTGCCGTaggcgtttatttatttatttatttattctttgctGGTTTTGCTTTAGACCACTTGGCCGAAATCCCCGCGGCGATGTTTCCCAGCACATCGGAGCACGGGAGCAGAGTGTACTGAACTCATGCGgcaggatttttttcccctctttgatGCCTGCTGATGCTGACATGCCTGGGTCCTGTGTGGGTCTGCAGGGTTTTACAGAGGTGTGAGGAAACGTGATGGGAAAGAAAATTTACAATGAGCGTCGCGTTATGagtaataatgcattttttaaacatgtttcacTCCTAGTTTTTATTCCCCTTTTAATCCCATTTTTAAATTCCCATTCCCAGTTTCGAATTGGCTTGCGTATCTTTGAAAGCACGTGTTGCTAAGTGGCACTTTTTCTGCAGCTGACGCTGTCCCACCGCGCTCGTCAGATCCACCTGAGGAGTCGCTATCGTGCAGTGCGGCCTGGGAAATCTCGCAGTCATGAACTTGTGCAGAGCTATAGCTGAGTATGCTATACAAGCCAGTCAGCACCAGCACAGTCAGGATTCAGTAACACAACCAacactgcatcactgcactgaACCTTAgtgttaaaacacacacattttattggaCTTAAAAacataggtttttatttttaataaaacctatatatatatatatccatttaTTTGTGCCAAGTATCTGTTGCTTGTCCTATTTTTCTGTGCGCTTTGGTTGCATAGCAGAGTTGCACCAAAGCACGTCATTACCGTATTTGGGTTCCGGTTATGACTCATTTCGTCACTAGGGGCGCCATTTCCTCAGCGCGAACCAAAAGGCGGGGATCCGTGAAGGCAGGCCTGTGCAGCCCGGTCTAACGCTAAGCTTCTGAATGGAGCCGCGGGAGCTGAGCAGTTGATTCATATCCGTTGCTTTACTGAACGCCGCCGCTTCTGTCTCGTGAATGTCACATCAACGGCGGAAAATTAAATGCGCCAATTTccaaaggtttttt contains:
- the dhfr gene encoding dihydrofolate reductase isoform X2, whose amino-acid sequence is MCFCFLESKHAVSGLVMSRILNSIVAVCPDMGIGNKGQLPWHSIRLNNELKFFQRMTATPSIEGRQNVVIMGRNTWFSIPAQNRPLKNRINIVLSRQLNSALHLLDTAELAGQVDQVWVIGGSTVYKEVMEAQGQRRLFVTRVLQQFDCDTFLPSINPAIFRLLPGFPGVPEGIQEENGIQYKYEVYESVPT
- the dhfr gene encoding dihydrofolate reductase isoform X3, producing the protein MCFCFLESKHAVSGLVMSRILNSIVAVCPDMGIGNKGQLPWHSIRLNNELKFFQRMTATPSIEGRQNVVIMGRNTWFSIPAQNRPLKNRINIVLSRQLKETPEGAHHLAPDFSSALHLLDTAELAGQVDQVWVIGGSTVYKLTSVSWADSHKIPTKIYIGPPNHSLHLIGYTVPSL
- the dhfr gene encoding dihydrofolate reductase isoform X4, which translates into the protein MTATPSIEGRQNVVIMGRNTWFSIPAQNRPLKNRINIVLSRQLKETPEGAHHLAPDFSSALHLLDTAELAGQVDQVWVIGGSTVYKEVMEAQGQRRLFVTRVLQQFDCDTFLPSINPAIFRLLPGFPGVPEGIQEENGIQYKYEVYESVPT
- the dhfr gene encoding dihydrofolate reductase isoform X1; translation: MCFCFLESKHAVSGLVMSRILNSIVAVCPDMGIGNKGQLPWHSIRLNNELKFFQRMTATPSIEGRQNVVIMGRNTWFSIPAQNRPLKNRINIVLSRQLKETPEGAHHLAPDFSSALHLLDTAELAGQVDQVWVIGGSTVYKEVMEAQGQRRLFVTRVLQQFDCDTFLPSINPAIFRLLPGFPGVPEGIQEENGIQYKYEVYESVPT